One Sulfoacidibacillus ferrooxidans DNA window includes the following coding sequences:
- a CDS encoding HD family phosphohydrolase: MKNKKTSKSTLTRFVKDYNVRFGTRFRVAIYLFLTLALFFMLVGTVLPERYDLSIGQVSQVTIRAPIDAVDTYATQAAKQAAAALVPARYDVNPATEQDSLAALDRLFNSLNIVRGEQGLSAAAALSQVRQSAPHKLPPAAISALLQMQSSELTVVSSNAVRIVQQLLQSNFSARDMDRASLIVDQQLVTLQVDEQVRVIIGQIVESVLAPNLVYNEVLTQSARLAAEHSVPDVWINRGDVIVRRGQLITSTIMSELQDLKLLKTEPDYGIVIAFFFFIAILVLATAAFIQLRRARISRDNLYLLLHAIIVIFSAGFILLAKSAIDVGVPQDVSYAVPVAMASMMLTMFFGSSLAVLSSLLLAILSSAVFGFDFQHFFTPLLGSLGAVMAMTRVQHRSVFMRAGFLTALLNACTIIIMHFLLTSTDSGLHELTYEVIYGVVGGLLSSVLTIGLMPFLETAFGVVTHMGLLELANPTHPLLRRLLLEAPGTYHHSLIVGNLAESAAEAIGADPLICRVGAYYHDVGKMKRPLFFVENQVSGDNPHDKVSPNLSYLIITSHVSDGLKMLEEYKLPAPIRDICAEHHGTTVLWYFYNKALEEDKHHTPDVDQYRYPGPRPQSKEAAIVMMCDAVEASVRSMGKPTPSRIEALIRKIMKDRLQDGQLDHCDITFKDLELMVEAFLRTLQGIYHERIEYPDPAKIAQNRIKS; this comes from the coding sequence ATGAAGAATAAAAAGACCTCGAAGTCTACCCTGACCCGGTTTGTTAAAGACTATAATGTACGGTTTGGCACGAGATTTCGAGTGGCGATTTATCTCTTTTTAACTCTCGCATTATTTTTCATGCTCGTAGGAACTGTATTGCCGGAGCGGTATGACCTTTCCATAGGCCAAGTTAGTCAAGTGACCATTCGCGCTCCAATTGATGCTGTAGATACGTATGCCACACAGGCAGCAAAACAAGCTGCAGCAGCGCTCGTTCCAGCACGCTATGATGTGAATCCAGCAACCGAGCAAGATTCGCTAGCAGCATTAGATCGCTTATTTAATTCGCTTAACATTGTTCGCGGAGAGCAGGGATTAAGCGCTGCTGCAGCATTAAGTCAGGTGCGCCAGTCCGCTCCGCACAAACTACCACCTGCAGCGATTTCTGCACTTTTGCAAATGCAAAGTAGTGAACTCACAGTTGTGAGTAGTAACGCAGTGCGCATTGTACAACAATTATTGCAGAGCAATTTTTCGGCGCGAGACATGGATCGGGCGTCACTTATCGTCGATCAGCAGTTAGTGACATTGCAAGTCGATGAACAAGTTCGAGTGATCATTGGTCAGATTGTGGAGTCTGTATTAGCACCTAATCTTGTTTACAATGAAGTACTGACACAGTCCGCTAGACTTGCCGCAGAACATAGTGTCCCCGATGTATGGATCAACCGTGGAGACGTGATTGTGCGTCGAGGTCAACTCATCACGTCGACGATTATGAGTGAACTGCAAGATTTAAAGTTACTTAAAACAGAGCCAGACTACGGTATAGTCATTGCGTTTTTCTTTTTCATCGCTATTTTAGTACTTGCTACCGCTGCGTTTATTCAATTGCGAAGAGCGCGAATTTCGCGAGATAATCTCTATTTACTCTTACATGCCATCATCGTTATTTTTTCTGCAGGATTTATATTACTTGCAAAATCAGCGATTGATGTAGGCGTGCCACAAGATGTTTCGTATGCGGTACCTGTAGCTATGGCCAGTATGATGTTGACTATGTTTTTCGGCTCTTCACTTGCTGTATTGTCATCTTTATTACTAGCTATTTTAAGTAGTGCAGTTTTTGGATTTGATTTTCAACACTTTTTTACTCCGTTGTTAGGATCTCTTGGTGCCGTCATGGCGATGACTCGCGTACAGCACCGCAGTGTTTTTATGAGGGCAGGTTTTTTGACAGCACTGTTAAATGCTTGTACGATTATCATCATGCATTTTCTATTAACATCGACTGACTCTGGATTACATGAACTGACGTATGAAGTGATCTATGGTGTGGTGGGTGGCTTATTGTCCTCTGTATTGACGATAGGATTAATGCCGTTTTTAGAAACGGCATTTGGTGTCGTGACACATATGGGCTTACTTGAACTCGCCAATCCTACGCATCCTTTATTGCGCAGGTTATTGTTAGAAGCACCTGGGACGTATCATCATAGCTTAATTGTTGGGAACTTGGCAGAGTCAGCTGCAGAAGCGATCGGTGCGGATCCGCTCATTTGCCGTGTAGGTGCGTATTATCATGATGTAGGGAAGATGAAGCGGCCATTATTTTTTGTGGAAAACCAGGTTTCTGGGGATAATCCTCACGATAAGGTATCTCCTAATCTATCATATTTAATTATTACTTCGCATGTATCTGATGGATTAAAGATGTTAGAAGAGTATAAACTTCCAGCTCCTATACGCGATATCTGTGCAGAGCATCACGGTACCACTGTGCTTTGGTATTTCTATAATAAAGCGTTAGAAGAGGACAAGCATCACACGCCTGATGTCGATCAGTATCGGTATCCAGGTCCTCGGCCACAGTCAAAAGAAGCAGCTATTGTCATGATGTGCGATGCGGTTGAAGCTTCCGTGCGGTCGATGGGGAAACCGACCCCTTCGCGCATTGAAGCGCTTATTAGAAAAATCATGAAAGATCGCCTACAAGATGGACAACTTGATCATTGTGATATCACATTTAAGGATTTAGAACTCATGGTTGAGGCTTTTTTACGCACATTACAGGGAATTTATCATGAGCGAATCGAATACCCGGATCCTGCTAAAATTGCTCAAAACCGCATTAAATCATAA
- a CDS encoding sporulation protein YqfD encodes MAIRIAEFLSGSVRVLVVKDHSHVVLKALVARGFPLYDVKYIAADQYELTVGLAHVPALVQAARQSFVKVRFIRKWGMPFIIWRAKRRKAFVVGAIFFVVALYTLSGFIWHVNIEGTDQPEAVQMALEKMHVYPGGLIYKVLDQDTIQLALLDALPDLSWVGVRIHGTSIYVRVIPRIPGATVLPSNPQNIVARVPAVIATILADNGHASVKPGQYVTPGTVLISGALEDGKTVHADGIVRGIVWYRSDLTLPQKTTTELLLGNHVQHDYLVFGKFALQFWGFSHPPYEHVAIQNVDHHLKIGDFTLPIDVRTETVYEAMPYTQNVTEAELTNRGLHFAAVDVLSQCKGDGKVLRQNVLQRKLEHGKLYMTIWTEVLQDIGVNQPISPPLIVPNKKTT; translated from the coding sequence GTGGCGATACGCATCGCAGAGTTTTTGAGCGGTTCTGTTCGCGTGCTTGTCGTGAAGGACCATAGTCACGTTGTATTAAAGGCGTTGGTCGCGCGGGGCTTCCCCCTATATGACGTTAAGTACATTGCGGCAGACCAGTATGAACTGACTGTAGGCCTTGCTCATGTGCCGGCGCTTGTGCAAGCGGCTCGTCAATCATTCGTAAAAGTGCGTTTTATACGTAAGTGGGGAATGCCATTTATCATATGGCGAGCTAAAAGAAGAAAAGCGTTTGTTGTGGGCGCTATTTTTTTTGTTGTTGCGCTCTATACATTGTCAGGATTTATTTGGCATGTGAATATTGAAGGGACAGATCAGCCAGAAGCAGTACAAATGGCACTTGAAAAGATGCATGTCTATCCTGGCGGGCTGATCTATAAGGTGCTCGATCAAGATACTATTCAATTAGCTTTGTTAGATGCTCTACCAGACCTATCGTGGGTCGGTGTGAGAATCCATGGTACATCGATCTATGTTCGTGTGATTCCACGTATTCCTGGTGCAACAGTATTGCCGTCTAATCCGCAAAATATCGTAGCGAGAGTGCCAGCTGTCATCGCAACGATTTTGGCTGATAATGGACATGCTTCAGTGAAGCCAGGTCAATATGTCACCCCAGGTACCGTGCTGATCTCAGGGGCACTTGAGGACGGAAAAACTGTTCATGCAGATGGTATCGTGCGAGGAATAGTATGGTATCGTTCTGATCTTACGTTGCCTCAAAAAACGACCACTGAGTTGCTCTTAGGCAATCACGTACAACACGATTATCTTGTATTTGGGAAGTTTGCACTTCAATTTTGGGGATTTTCTCATCCTCCGTATGAGCATGTTGCCATTCAAAATGTCGATCACCACTTAAAAATAGGGGATTTTACATTGCCAATTGACGTGCGCACAGAAACTGTGTATGAAGCCATGCCGTATACACAGAATGTAACTGAGGCAGAGTTAACTAACCGTGGATTGCACTTTGCTGCAGTGGATGTGCTAAGTCAGTGCAAGGGAGATGGCAAAGTTCTTCGTCAAAATGTTTTACAGCGTAAACTGGAGCATGGTAAGCTATATATGACTATATGGACAGAAGTACTTCAGGATATTGGGGTCAATCAACCGATTTCCCCTCCCCTCATAGTACCTAACAAGAAAACAACGTGA
- a CDS encoding diacylglycerol kinase family protein produces MKGLLRSFHYAFDGMAYALATQRNMRIHFLAAFVVIFLATVVSIPILQITTVLFSIALVITLEMVNTAIEHVVDMVTEDFHPLAKIAKDVAAAAVLVAAVNAVAVAYLIFYDKLNPVQWRSMDTLVQPPFIGVLLISVLCLMVAVSGYAVRIRLRGKDVHPSGS; encoded by the coding sequence ATGAAAGGACTACTTCGAAGTTTTCACTATGCGTTTGATGGAATGGCGTATGCACTTGCCACACAGCGCAACATGAGAATTCATTTTTTGGCTGCGTTTGTTGTGATTTTTCTTGCAACGGTAGTATCTATTCCTATTTTGCAAATTACGACCGTTTTATTTTCCATTGCACTTGTGATTACTCTTGAGATGGTCAATACTGCGATTGAACATGTTGTCGATATGGTTACTGAAGATTTCCACCCACTAGCTAAAATCGCAAAAGATGTAGCCGCTGCCGCAGTGCTGGTGGCTGCGGTCAATGCGGTTGCAGTCGCATATTTGATATTTTATGATAAATTAAATCCTGTGCAGTGGCGCTCTATGGATACGCTTGTGCAACCGCCTTTTATTGGGGTATTGCTGATTAGCGTACTTTGTTTAATGGTTGCTGTGTCAGGGTATGCTGTGCGCATTCGATTACGCGGGAAGGATGTTCATCCTAGTGGCTCATGA
- a CDS encoding uracil/xanthine transporter — translation MKSIVSPLLFVRPWLAGSQWLLFMFANTVVIPISVGAALHMGPLQIAAFTQRSFLYTGFACVVQLFFGHRLPILEGQSGVWWGVVLSVLIGAKAAGIPLLVAGGSLETGIILSGVLIMLLGALGLGRVLRTWFTPVATSVFLMLLATELISIFFRGMLGLESQSVINLKVAALSIVLIVVVVWISVKGSRLIRNFSILIGIAMGWVVFQVGIEPVHFAPAARFTQLFLPFAWGPMHFDTGIVITAICTGLINSTNTVATLESIEPLFGIRATDQMYRRSLLVTGFHTVISGVFGLVPYAPYTSSIGFLRSTQIYGRLPFALGAIMFMILGMVSPLSSFFSTLPVSVGDAVLLVAYLQLFGSALQKLDGIVFTSQSIYRIALPTLVGIALLSIPGTAFLSVPSEWRTFLGNGLLVGVAISIALENLVKWDLITSS, via the coding sequence ATGAAATCAATTGTATCACCTCTTTTATTCGTTAGGCCATGGTTGGCTGGAAGCCAATGGTTACTTTTTATGTTTGCCAATACTGTAGTCATACCGATTTCAGTTGGTGCCGCACTACATATGGGGCCGTTGCAAATTGCCGCTTTCACACAACGGTCTTTTCTTTACACTGGATTTGCATGTGTGGTTCAATTATTCTTTGGACACAGACTTCCGATTCTCGAAGGTCAATCTGGAGTATGGTGGGGTGTTGTACTTAGCGTACTCATAGGTGCTAAGGCGGCAGGAATACCACTTCTTGTCGCAGGAGGCAGTCTTGAGACTGGGATCATACTATCAGGTGTCCTCATTATGTTACTAGGTGCACTTGGGCTTGGACGTGTTTTACGCACATGGTTTACTCCAGTTGCAACATCTGTGTTTTTGATGCTATTGGCGACGGAACTGATCTCCATATTTTTTCGCGGAATGTTGGGATTAGAAAGCCAATCAGTGATTAACTTAAAAGTAGCTGCACTTTCGATTGTATTGATTGTGGTCGTCGTGTGGATTAGTGTAAAAGGAAGTCGGTTGATCCGCAATTTTTCGATTTTGATTGGCATCGCAATGGGTTGGGTAGTGTTTCAAGTGGGTATTGAACCAGTACACTTTGCTCCTGCAGCTCGATTCACACAATTATTTCTCCCCTTTGCGTGGGGACCGATGCACTTTGATACGGGTATTGTTATTACTGCTATATGTACAGGTCTAATCAATTCGACCAATACTGTGGCAACGCTAGAAAGTATTGAACCATTATTTGGAATTCGAGCAACCGACCAGATGTACAGGAGATCGCTTCTTGTAACCGGGTTTCATACGGTCATCTCGGGTGTCTTTGGTTTAGTACCTTACGCACCGTATACATCCTCTATTGGTTTTTTACGTTCAACGCAGATATACGGACGCTTACCGTTTGCACTTGGTGCTATCATGTTTATGATTCTAGGAATGGTGTCTCCACTTAGTTCGTTCTTCTCCACGTTACCTGTCAGTGTTGGAGACGCCGTTCTTTTGGTTGCCTATTTACAACTGTTTGGATCTGCCTTACAAAAATTAGATGGCATTGTGTTTACTTCACAATCTATTTATCGCATCGCACTACCCACTCTCGTGGGGATCGCACTACTGTCAATACCTGGTACAGCATTTCTATCTGTGCCCAGTGAATGGCGAACATTTCTTGGAAATGGATTACTTGTAGGTGTTGCGATTTCCATTGCTTTAGAAAATCTCGTAAAATGGGATCTGATCACAAGTTCATAA
- the def gene encoding peptide deformylase: MAIYEIVKFPNSVLTTPAKPVEKVTPNVLRVLNNMYETMKFANGIGLAAPQVNILKRIAVVDVEDGKGRLDLINPVILEGRDEEIGPDGCLSIPGLFGDTPRYRYIRVQMWNTAGEVIEFEETDFRARCIQHEIDHLDGILFTSRAVRLYREEAEPTPTGKRKKNGQ; the protein is encoded by the coding sequence ATGGCGATTTATGAAATAGTCAAGTTTCCAAACAGTGTACTGACCACACCTGCAAAGCCTGTTGAAAAGGTGACGCCAAATGTTTTGCGAGTTTTAAATAACATGTATGAAACAATGAAATTTGCGAACGGTATTGGACTTGCGGCACCACAAGTGAATATTTTGAAGCGCATTGCAGTCGTCGATGTGGAGGATGGGAAAGGGCGTCTTGATTTAATCAATCCGGTGATACTAGAAGGACGCGATGAAGAAATTGGGCCTGATGGATGTCTATCTATTCCTGGATTATTTGGTGATACACCACGTTATCGCTATATTCGAGTGCAGATGTGGAATACAGCAGGTGAAGTGATTGAATTTGAAGAGACTGATTTTCGAGCTCGTTGCATCCAACACGAGATCGATCATTTAGATGGAATTTTGTTTACGTCAAGAGCTGTACGCCTGTACCGGGAAGAGGCAGAACCTACACCCACAGGAAAAAGGAAAAAGAATGGGCAATAG
- the ybeY gene encoding rRNA maturation RNase YbeY: MEYDEQVVVQFVCELADTSPDESEMERIVTTVCREIALREDLSESEVSITIVDNTTIQELNRDYRGLDQVTDVLSFAMLEGDDEPIIEAEEGVQTLGDIVISFPRLCEQASEYGHSIQRELAFLTAHGFYHLLGYDHQTKETEQAMFGLQESVLTALGFLR, translated from the coding sequence GTGGAATACGATGAGCAAGTAGTGGTTCAATTTGTTTGTGAGCTTGCAGACACATCTCCTGATGAAAGTGAAATGGAGCGGATTGTTACTACTGTTTGTAGAGAAATTGCTTTGCGCGAAGATTTGTCAGAATCGGAAGTGTCTATCACAATAGTTGACAATACGACGATACAGGAACTTAATCGCGATTATCGTGGACTTGATCAAGTGACAGATGTATTGTCATTTGCAATGCTTGAAGGTGATGATGAGCCAATCATCGAAGCTGAAGAAGGCGTTCAAACACTAGGGGACATTGTGATCAGTTTTCCTCGTTTGTGTGAGCAGGCAAGTGAATATGGGCACAGCATCCAGCGTGAATTAGCGTTTTTGACCGCCCATGGATTTTACCACTTACTTGGATATGATCACCAAACAAAGGAGACAGAACAAGCGATGTTCGGACTGCAAGAGTCTGTATTAACTGCACTTGGTTTCTTGCGTTAG
- the rpsU gene encoding 30S ribosomal protein S21 encodes MSEIKIRKNESLDSALRRFKRATAKDGILAEVKKRKQYDKPSVARKKKSEAARKNKKKF; translated from the coding sequence ATGTCCGAGATCAAGATCCGTAAGAACGAATCTTTGGATAGCGCGTTACGTCGCTTTAAGCGTGCTACTGCAAAGGACGGCATCCTCGCCGAAGTTAAGAAACGGAAGCAATACGACAAGCCAAGTGTGGCTCGCAAAAAGAAATCGGAAGCTGCACGTAAAAATAAAAAGAAATTTTAA
- a CDS encoding PolC-type DNA polymerase III — translation MGFERIRVWRHLFGGSSDYGRVDQFETFQGQVELRNMIHAMREQGYFEKKLKDLQYVVIDTESTGFSLQLDVLLSVAAVAFPQIDDHQVASHYCSFIKLQQGMDISDTVQELTGITRKHVENAPSLVDVLQQLVVFIDDRVVVAHHAGHDMGFLNAGLRKTWGMELTVPVIDTGEVALHLHEFHKYPTLDMLLHLYDIAVLERHTALGDAWMTTLVWQKQLELLLKENVETLGSLWEIFIRERQKKLN, via the coding sequence ATGGGGTTTGAACGAATTCGAGTATGGCGTCATTTATTTGGAGGAAGCAGTGATTACGGCCGAGTCGATCAGTTCGAAACTTTTCAGGGGCAAGTGGAACTGCGCAACATGATTCATGCGATGCGTGAACAAGGTTATTTTGAAAAAAAATTAAAAGATTTGCAATATGTTGTTATTGATACAGAATCGACTGGGTTCTCATTGCAACTAGATGTGTTACTTTCTGTTGCGGCTGTCGCTTTTCCGCAAATAGACGATCATCAAGTGGCATCTCATTATTGTTCCTTTATAAAACTGCAGCAAGGCATGGATATCTCAGACACGGTTCAAGAGTTGACAGGAATCACAAGGAAACATGTGGAGAATGCACCATCGCTTGTAGACGTGTTACAACAGCTAGTCGTTTTCATTGACGACCGTGTCGTAGTGGCTCACCATGCAGGTCACGATATGGGTTTTTTAAATGCCGGTTTGCGTAAAACGTGGGGGATGGAGTTAACCGTACCTGTGATTGATACAGGGGAAGTGGCATTGCATTTACATGAATTTCACAAATATCCAACGTTAGATATGCTATTGCATTTATATGATATAGCCGTTTTAGAACGACATACAGCCTTAGGGGATGCATGGATGACGACACTTGTATGGCAAAAGCAGTTAGAGTTACTTTTAAAAGAAAATGTCGAGACGCTTGGTTCGCTGTGGGAAATATTTATCAGAGAACGACAAAAAAAGCTCAATTAG
- a CDS encoding PhoH family protein — protein sequence MVSQKILLRDNEEARAIFGPQDAYVRLLDQAFPCTLINRGNELSVQGMATDVGQVVELVEVCKQLLRKGHQLSERDVQYALELQKKGDLAHLLDLYQEDLAQSFKGKTIRVKTLGQRAYVDAIRKRDIVFGVGPAGTGKTYLAVVLAHLALKHGQVKRIVLTRPAVEAGENLGFLPGDLQEKVDPYLRPLYDALHDVMGSEHLARSMERGSVEVAPLAYMRGRTLEDAFVILDEAQNTTPEQMKMFLTRLGFGSKMVITGDITQIDLPRGKRSGLREAMRILSDVDGVEFVLLEESDVIRHQLVQKIIRAYAKDEVERE from the coding sequence ATGGTGTCGCAAAAGATTCTCTTGCGTGATAATGAAGAAGCGCGCGCGATCTTTGGGCCGCAAGATGCGTATGTGCGTCTATTAGATCAGGCATTCCCATGTACGCTGATTAATCGGGGCAATGAATTGAGTGTTCAAGGGATGGCAACAGACGTAGGGCAAGTGGTCGAACTAGTTGAAGTATGTAAGCAGTTATTGCGTAAGGGTCATCAACTGTCTGAACGAGATGTGCAATATGCCTTGGAGTTGCAAAAGAAAGGGGACTTAGCACATCTCCTTGATCTCTATCAAGAGGACCTGGCGCAAAGCTTTAAAGGTAAAACCATACGAGTGAAGACGCTCGGGCAACGTGCGTATGTGGATGCAATCCGTAAGCGCGACATTGTTTTTGGTGTGGGTCCTGCAGGAACTGGGAAAACCTATCTTGCGGTGGTACTCGCTCACTTAGCTTTAAAACATGGACAAGTCAAGCGAATCGTATTGACACGTCCCGCAGTCGAAGCCGGTGAGAACTTAGGATTCTTACCTGGCGACTTACAAGAAAAGGTTGACCCATATCTGCGGCCTCTCTATGATGCTTTGCATGACGTCATGGGCTCTGAGCATCTGGCGCGCTCGATGGAGCGTGGCTCGGTTGAAGTGGCACCACTTGCCTATATGCGTGGACGCACATTAGAGGATGCCTTTGTGATTTTAGATGAGGCGCAAAACACCACACCAGAGCAGATGAAGATGTTTTTAACTAGGCTAGGATTTGGATCCAAGATGGTTATTACGGGAGATATTACGCAGATTGACTTGCCTCGCGGGAAACGATCTGGTTTACGTGAAGCGATGCGCATTTTGTCTGATGTTGACGGGGTAGAATTTGTGCTATTAGAAGAGTCGGATGTCATTCGACATCAATTGGTGCAAAAAATTATTCGCGCGTATGCAAAAGATGAGGTTGAACGGGAATGA
- a CDS encoding GatB/YqeY domain-containing protein: MADRLSDELKQAMRDKDKVRLSVLRMIKAAMKYQEIEAHQALTDEEVMAVIRKEIKQRKDALETVKGSDRADFITSIEAELEVLYSYLPAQLSLDELHGVVVEVVHETGATSRADMGKVIPVVMKRVGSRAEGKTVSQVVQEVLANLT; the protein is encoded by the coding sequence ATGGCCGATCGCCTATCTGATGAGTTAAAACAGGCTATGAGGGACAAGGATAAGGTACGTTTGTCCGTTTTGCGAATGATTAAAGCTGCGATGAAGTATCAAGAGATTGAAGCTCATCAAGCGTTAACTGACGAAGAAGTGATGGCCGTTATTCGCAAAGAGATCAAGCAACGCAAGGATGCGCTAGAGACTGTTAAAGGGTCTGATCGTGCGGATTTTATTACTTCTATTGAAGCCGAACTTGAGGTCTTATACTCCTATTTGCCGGCGCAACTATCCCTAGACGAGCTTCATGGCGTAGTCGTTGAGGTTGTTCATGAAACGGGAGCTACATCGCGAGCAGACATGGGGAAAGTCATACCTGTAGTGATGAAACGAGTAGGTTCGCGTGCGGAAGGAAAGACAGTCAGCCAAGTCGTTCAAGAAGTACTTGCTAACTTAACCTAG
- the yqfC gene encoding sporulation protein YqfC: MKRRWRDKTEHMAADLLEVPKDTLLHVPRVMLVGNEQVVVDNYKAILSFEPELIRIALVKGEVAIKGNGLVLKVIVPEQLVIEGTVSSVDFQ; encoded by the coding sequence ATGAAGCGCCGATGGCGAGATAAAACGGAACACATGGCGGCCGATCTTCTTGAAGTGCCAAAAGACACCTTATTGCATGTGCCACGAGTGATGTTGGTTGGCAATGAACAAGTCGTTGTGGACAACTATAAGGCTATCCTCTCCTTTGAACCGGAACTGATTCGCATCGCACTTGTGAAAGGTGAGGTAGCGATTAAAGGGAATGGGTTAGTCCTAAAAGTGATTGTTCCAGAGCAACTAGTCATTGAAGGTACTGTGTCTAGTGTGGACTTTCAATAA
- a CDS encoding TVP38/TMEM64 family protein — protein sequence MYNGYMFCNHLFWRGRWAAIKKDRFDERERPFELKPIPVFIGVLLLAGVGWLYFHYRHSLSIHHAIIVIQSAGVYGILVAILLMAILCILPVPSEFLIVANMIIYGVGWGLFYSWVGAVIGAVFAMYLTRFFGQPYVRRLLPDKRQQQVNEWVLQRGTLGLFALRFVPFVPFHALNYIAGLLDVDLWPFVWTTALGIVPFDLVMGALFMGVSHGAAIWFVGAAVPFAILLVLGVIFRKKWFAAVKGTSTEEEIH from the coding sequence TTGTACAATGGCTACATGTTTTGCAACCACTTATTTTGGCGTGGGAGGTGGGCCGCAATCAAGAAAGATCGATTTGATGAACGAGAGCGGCCGTTCGAGTTAAAACCGATTCCTGTCTTTATTGGCGTATTGCTATTGGCTGGAGTAGGGTGGCTGTATTTTCACTATCGGCATTCACTCTCTATTCACCATGCGATTATTGTGATTCAGTCTGCTGGTGTGTATGGGATTTTAGTAGCCATTTTGTTGATGGCTATCTTATGTATTCTACCGGTCCCATCAGAGTTTTTAATTGTGGCTAACATGATTATTTATGGTGTAGGATGGGGGCTCTTTTACTCGTGGGTTGGAGCCGTGATTGGTGCTGTTTTTGCTATGTATTTGACACGTTTTTTTGGACAGCCTTATGTGCGCCGATTACTTCCTGATAAGCGTCAACAACAAGTTAATGAATGGGTTTTACAAAGAGGCACGCTTGGTTTGTTTGCTTTACGTTTTGTTCCATTTGTTCCATTTCATGCACTCAACTACATTGCAGGATTACTAGATGTAGATCTTTGGCCATTCGTATGGACAACTGCACTTGGTATTGTTCCGTTTGATTTAGTTATGGGAGCATTATTTATGGGGGTTAGTCACGGGGCTGCCATTTGGTTTGTAGGTGCAGCAGTGCCATTTGCTATTTTGCTTGTTCTAGGTGTGATTTTTCGGAAAAAATGGTTTGCAGCCGTCAAAGGTACTTCTACAGAAGAGGAGATACATTGA
- a CDS encoding DUF294 nucleotidyltransferase-like domain-containing protein — protein sequence MLTFGDEIIYNLSALREQHAMLPKQIITSLQTDLLETTYSLLSIHHHTMHQQAFLLAKQQLEFEGLLPPWEAFCFVMLGSGARSEQALRVDQDHALIFVMAKHSSESLAQIYVAKLTELIAAYLYEIGYALCTGNVMASNPRWRGMAQEWSIRLINYQAEPTWENIRFLLIAADSVPIIGDWQLLVTMRKQAVHAIATSPFMRWKIADQGRVDKLVVPLWKRGSLSIKETLYTPLVNSVRLWAHSMSIEEPSTLERMTLLVKQHAWTEAFGAEAKQVFMQVLDWRVRIHVECLLRKTDITDMLNVTKLTPEEWERLKMAIRFVRKLQLLTVKSFRERGSADGV from the coding sequence ATGCTGACCTTTGGAGATGAAATCATTTACAATCTTTCAGCATTGCGTGAACAGCATGCTATGTTACCAAAACAAATCATCACAAGCTTGCAAACCGATTTGCTTGAAACGACATACAGTCTCCTTTCTATACATCACCATACCATGCATCAACAGGCTTTTTTACTTGCTAAACAGCAATTAGAGTTCGAAGGGTTGTTGCCTCCATGGGAAGCCTTTTGTTTTGTGATGCTAGGGAGCGGTGCTAGAAGTGAACAGGCGCTGCGAGTAGATCAAGATCACGCACTAATCTTTGTGATGGCAAAGCACAGTTCAGAGTCACTTGCACAGATCTATGTAGCTAAATTGACAGAGTTAATTGCTGCTTATTTGTACGAGATTGGATATGCACTGTGTACTGGTAATGTGATGGCTAGTAACCCAAGATGGCGTGGTATGGCGCAAGAATGGTCTATTCGTCTTATCAATTATCAAGCTGAGCCCACGTGGGAGAATATCCGTTTTTTGCTCATAGCTGCGGACTCAGTGCCAATTATCGGGGACTGGCAACTTCTTGTCACCATGCGAAAACAAGCTGTACATGCGATTGCCACTTCACCTTTTATGCGGTGGAAGATTGCAGATCAGGGCCGAGTAGATAAATTGGTGGTTCCCTTATGGAAGCGAGGCTCTCTTTCGATCAAAGAGACATTGTATACTCCGCTTGTAAATAGTGTCCGTCTGTGGGCGCATAGCATGAGTATTGAGGAACCTTCTACCCTAGAGCGTATGACTCTCCTAGTGAAACAACATGCTTGGACGGAGGCGTTCGGAGCAGAAGCTAAGCAAGTATTTATGCAAGTACTCGATTGGAGGGTGCGCATACACGTCGAGTGTCTACTTCGTAAAACAGATATTACTGATATGCTTAATGTGACAAAACTAACGCCTGAAGAATGGGAACGCTTGAAAATGGCGATACGCTTTGTGCGCAAGCTTCAACTTCTTACTGTGAAAAGTTTCCGCGAACGGGGGAGCGCAGATGGGGTTTGA